In one Legionella clemsonensis genomic region, the following are encoded:
- the sufD gene encoding Fe-S cluster assembly protein SufD, whose product MSEVLDFYQKQAKEGLSSIPWVLELQEKGLRELSYYGFPTRHDEEWKYTMVDALLKQPFNRPQSGKAEEIKASDIPVKHQVIIQNGQVIGIEALAKQLPSTVIIQPLFQGLMQHENKIKPYLDKLLKHEHGFHALNTAFLNTGIVIYVPAGLVLEEPIVLSHWQDREQAVHTRHLIVLEEGAQATVIEDYRGAEQSSYFTNTITEVWASKHAKLTHYKIQRESKAAYHIGQISVQQEENSQFDSHSLSLGGKLVRSDLKLYLNQEKATCLMNGIYAPTDGQHIDHHTAVYHLVPNCRSEQDYKGILTGRSRAVFNGKVVVAKDAQHTEARQQNKNLLLSAQAEIDTKPQLEIFADDVVCTHGATVGQLDEDALFYLATRGISKQEASSYLIHAFAADNLRWVPNRPLAEWMGTLLTQQLR is encoded by the coding sequence ATGAGCGAGGTTCTTGATTTTTATCAAAAGCAGGCTAAAGAAGGATTGTCATCTATTCCCTGGGTTTTAGAGTTGCAAGAAAAAGGCTTGCGCGAATTGTCTTATTATGGTTTTCCTACCCGCCATGATGAAGAGTGGAAATATACGATGGTCGATGCGCTGCTTAAGCAACCGTTCAATAGACCGCAATCTGGGAAAGCCGAGGAAATTAAAGCATCCGACATTCCTGTCAAGCATCAGGTTATTATTCAAAATGGTCAGGTTATAGGCATTGAAGCGCTTGCTAAACAATTACCCTCAACAGTAATCATACAACCTTTGTTTCAGGGATTAATGCAGCATGAGAATAAAATAAAACCTTATTTGGACAAGCTATTAAAGCATGAACATGGTTTTCATGCTCTAAATACAGCATTTTTAAATACCGGTATTGTTATTTATGTCCCTGCAGGACTGGTTCTTGAAGAACCTATCGTCCTCTCCCATTGGCAAGACAGAGAGCAGGCTGTTCATACTCGTCATTTGATAGTTTTAGAAGAGGGTGCCCAGGCTACTGTGATTGAGGATTATCGTGGTGCTGAGCAATCCAGTTATTTCACCAATACAATTACAGAGGTATGGGCGAGTAAGCATGCTAAATTAACCCATTATAAAATTCAGCGTGAGAGTAAGGCTGCTTATCACATTGGGCAAATTTCGGTGCAACAGGAAGAGAATAGCCAGTTTGATAGCCATTCGTTAAGCCTTGGCGGTAAATTGGTTCGTAGTGATCTTAAGCTCTATTTAAATCAAGAAAAGGCAACCTGTTTAATGAACGGTATCTATGCCCCCACTGATGGGCAGCATATTGATCACCACACCGCGGTTTATCATTTAGTGCCAAATTGTCGGAGTGAGCAAGATTATAAAGGTATCTTAACCGGACGTTCCCGGGCAGTATTTAATGGTAAGGTTGTTGTAGCCAAAGATGCTCAACACACAGAAGCCAGACAGCAAAATAAAAATCTGCTGTTATCAGCACAAGCAGAAATTGATACCAAACCCCAGTTAGAAATTTTCGCCGATGATGTGGTATGTACTCACGGAGCAACAGTGGGGCAGCTGGATGAGGATGCGTTATTTTATTTGGCAACTCGAGGAATTAGCAAACAGGAAGCCAGCAGTTATCTAATTCATGCCTTTGCCGCCGATAATTTACGTTGGGTTCCTAATCGACCACTTGCTGAATGGATGGGAACTTTATTAACTCAGCAGTTAAGGTGA
- the sufC gene encoding Fe-S cluster assembly ATPase SufC, whose product MLTIEQLNVAINAQPILKGINLNVKPGEVHAIMGPNGSGKSTLSKVLAGHPAYEVISGKIEYLGESLLPLAPEERAQAGIFMSFQYPVEIPGVTNINFLKASVNAVRKAQGKKTLDAIEFLSFIREKCQLLDMDESFLYRSINEGFSGGEKKRNEILQLLALEPKLAILDETDSGLDIDALRIISQGVNAMRSPERAIVLVTHYQRLLNYIEPDFIHVLANGRIIRSGDKSLALELEEKGYSWLEEMEQA is encoded by the coding sequence ATGTTAACAATTGAGCAATTAAATGTCGCAATTAATGCGCAGCCTATTTTAAAAGGCATAAATCTAAATGTGAAACCGGGTGAAGTTCATGCCATTATGGGACCTAATGGCTCTGGTAAAAGTACTTTATCAAAAGTATTAGCCGGTCATCCTGCCTATGAAGTAATTAGCGGAAAGATAGAGTATCTAGGAGAGAGTTTATTACCCCTGGCACCAGAGGAACGTGCACAGGCTGGTATTTTTATGTCTTTCCAATACCCTGTGGAAATTCCGGGGGTAACCAACATTAATTTTCTTAAAGCTTCTGTCAATGCGGTGCGCAAGGCACAAGGCAAGAAAACCCTAGATGCTATTGAATTTTTAAGTTTTATTCGCGAAAAATGTCAATTACTGGATATGGATGAGAGCTTTTTATACCGCAGTATTAATGAAGGCTTTTCTGGTGGGGAAAAAAAGCGTAATGAAATTTTGCAATTGTTAGCGCTGGAACCGAAGCTTGCAATTCTTGATGAAACGGATTCTGGTTTAGATATTGATGCATTACGCATTATTTCTCAGGGAGTTAATGCCATGCGCTCTCCTGAGCGAGCGATTGTTCTGGTGACTCATTACCAACGTCTTTTAAATTATATTGAACCTGATTTTATCCACGTGTTGGCAAATGGTCGCATTATACGATCAGGTGACAAGTCCTTGGCTCTTGAATTGGAAGAAAAAGGCTATAGTTGGCTTGAGGAGATGGAACAAGCATGA
- the sufB gene encoding Fe-S cluster assembly protein SufB, which translates to MAKSSEQINSLLEREYQHGFVTDIEVDTFEPGLNEEIIRRLSAIKGEPEFLLEWRLKAFKHWLTMPHPKWASVHYPPIDYQAISYYSAPKSKKDAPKSLDEVDPELLKTYEKLGIPLKEQEMLAGVAVDAVFDSVSVATTFKAKLAEVGVIFCPFSEAVHKYPELLRQYLGSVVPYRDNFYAALNSAVFSDGSFVYIPKGVRCPMELSTYFRINAASTGQFERTLIVADSDSYVSYLEGCTAPMRDENQLHAAVVELVALEGAQIKYSTVQNWYPGDKEGKGGIYNFVTKRGACRGKRSKISWTQIETGSAITWKYPSVILQGDDSVGEFYSVALTNNLQQADTGTKMIHLGKNTRSTIISKGISAGRAHNAYRGLVRIAPTATNARNYTQCDSMLMGSECSAHTFPYIEVKNPTAQVEHEATTSKISEEQLFYCQQRGIDTEDAVSMIVNGFCKQVLKELPMEFAVEATKLLGISLEGAVG; encoded by the coding sequence ATGGCTAAAAGCAGTGAACAAATTAATTCTCTTCTTGAAAGGGAGTACCAACACGGATTTGTTACCGATATTGAAGTCGATACATTTGAGCCAGGCTTAAATGAAGAGATTATTCGTCGACTGTCGGCCATAAAAGGGGAACCAGAATTTTTATTGGAGTGGCGTTTAAAGGCATTTAAACATTGGCTAACGATGCCCCACCCTAAATGGGCTTCTGTGCATTATCCGCCGATTGATTATCAAGCGATTTCCTATTATTCAGCGCCAAAGAGCAAAAAAGATGCTCCTAAAAGTCTTGATGAAGTTGATCCGGAATTATTAAAAACTTATGAAAAACTGGGTATTCCTCTGAAAGAGCAGGAAATGTTGGCGGGAGTCGCCGTGGATGCTGTGTTTGACAGTGTGTCTGTAGCAACAACATTCAAAGCCAAATTAGCTGAAGTGGGTGTTATTTTTTGTCCTTTTTCGGAAGCGGTACATAAATACCCTGAGCTGCTTCGCCAGTATTTAGGGTCTGTTGTACCTTATCGCGATAATTTTTACGCGGCACTTAATTCAGCAGTATTTAGCGATGGCTCTTTCGTGTATATACCCAAAGGTGTTCGTTGTCCGATGGAGTTGTCGACTTATTTTCGTATTAATGCAGCCTCTACAGGACAATTTGAGCGCACCCTTATTGTGGCGGATAGTGATAGTTATGTGTCCTATCTTGAGGGGTGTACTGCACCCATGCGGGATGAGAATCAGCTACATGCGGCTGTTGTTGAGTTAGTGGCTTTAGAAGGTGCACAAATTAAATATTCAACAGTACAGAATTGGTATCCAGGAGATAAAGAGGGTAAAGGGGGTATTTATAATTTCGTGACCAAGCGCGGGGCATGTCGTGGTAAACGTTCGAAAATCTCTTGGACTCAAATAGAAACAGGCTCAGCCATCACCTGGAAATACCCTAGTGTAATTTTGCAAGGGGATGATTCCGTAGGTGAATTTTATTCCGTGGCTTTAACCAATAACTTGCAACAAGCTGACACAGGCACAAAAATGATTCATTTGGGTAAAAATACCCGTTCAACCATTATCTCCAAAGGAATAAGTGCAGGTCGAGCACACAATGCTTATCGGGGATTAGTACGTATTGCGCCAACTGCAACAAATGCGCGCAATTATACCCAATGTGATTCAATGCTCATGGGAAGTGAGTGTTCCGCACACACTTTTCCTTACATTGAAGTAAAAAATCCGACAGCACAGGTAGAGCATGAGGCAACCACCTCAAAAATCAGCGAAGAGCAATTATTTTATTGTCAACAGCGTGGTATAGACACGGAAGATGCGGTATCGATGATTGTCAATGGTTTTTGTAAACAAGTTTTGAAAGAGTTACCTATGGAATTTGCAGTGGAGGCCACCAAGTTACTAGGTATTAGTTTGGAAGGGGCAGTAGGTTAA
- a CDS encoding SUF system Fe-S cluster assembly regulator, protein MLRISKLADYGTVVMVYLAKHSQTLCNARDIALHTHLTVPTVSKILKRLTAAKLLSSVRGVTGGYRLQRSASEISVAQIIYALDEQRGLTECSLQPNECSLQGVCHIQGNWRLISQAIETALDSVSLEMLAKPTLQAFEIDRIKQLASGVTHG, encoded by the coding sequence ATGCTGCGCATCAGCAAATTGGCTGATTATGGAACAGTTGTTATGGTATATCTCGCCAAGCATTCACAAACATTGTGTAATGCGCGTGATATTGCGCTACATACTCATCTAACTGTTCCCACAGTCAGTAAGATATTAAAACGTTTAACCGCAGCTAAATTACTTTCTTCTGTGCGCGGTGTAACTGGAGGTTATCGTTTGCAACGGTCTGCATCCGAGATTTCTGTGGCACAGATTATTTATGCTCTGGATGAACAACGTGGATTAACTGAGTGTAGTTTGCAACCCAATGAATGTTCTTTACAGGGAGTTTGTCATATTCAAGGAAATTGGCGGTTAATAAGTCAGGCCATAGAGACTGCACTGGATAGTGTAAGTTTGGAAATGCTGGCTAAACCCACACTCCAAGCGTTTGAAATCGATCGCATCAAGCAGTTGGCAAGTGGAGTTACACATGGCTAA